The Sphingomonas sp. So64.6b genome includes a region encoding these proteins:
- a CDS encoding TonB-dependent receptor translates to MTNIRKTLGATTAFSMFLLALPAFAQQGPSVEEAAAAPDNDDIIVTAQKREQTLFEIPQSIAVVGGSTLLRQQAVSFVDYAALVPGLTIQQDNPGEARVVLRGINTGSVGSTVGIYVDETPYGSSSSLGNAGVLAGDFDTFDLARVEVLRGPQGTLYGANSLGGVLKFVTNAPKLDTFEVRGQAGLEKIEDGGTGYLGNAVVNLPLGKTLALRASGFYRKNAGFIDATGRSGENINQSEVYGGRASLLFQPVDALSVRLTAVAQNIRANSPSSYDADPVTFRPLAADPFTGAALNGQLTRAEFFPDSNKVDYRLYNGTLRYDFGFANLTSVTSYGILDQRQLIDASITLGGTINAVYGGTTPLGVALQADIKQKKFTQEVRLASADSESFEWLIGGYYTRETVGLFQRYAPFIDGTTDFIDPTLNIGGTVFPQFLTVSLDSVYKEYAAFGSATLHLLPSFDITAGGRYSHNDQHSVQIQDGAYLPLVGIPFIPFVTNGKSDENVFTWSVAPRFELSDHASIYARVAKGYRPGGPNVVPPGAAADYPVTFKADTLISYEVGVRAETADRTFGIDASVYYLDWKNILVFGSYDSAVGPIGANANGKRARSYGAEATATIRPIAGFSVVLNAAYNDAKLRQSTPEVTGGLKGDQLPFSPKWSANLSADYEWAISGSAKAFVGGNVRLVDDQAADFDVAYRAAFGRRLVLDGYGTVDLRAGVDLGAVTITAYAKNLANERAFTNLSGFGTRPGTALAASPIRPRTIGVNLGFAF, encoded by the coding sequence ATGACCAATATTCGCAAGACGCTCGGCGCCACCACCGCATTTTCGATGTTCCTGCTCGCCCTACCGGCCTTTGCCCAGCAGGGGCCGTCGGTCGAGGAAGCGGCCGCGGCACCGGATAATGACGACATCATCGTCACCGCACAGAAGCGCGAACAGACGCTGTTCGAAATCCCCCAGTCGATCGCAGTGGTCGGTGGCAGCACGCTTTTACGTCAGCAGGCGGTGAGCTTCGTCGATTATGCCGCGCTGGTCCCCGGCCTTACCATCCAGCAGGACAATCCCGGCGAGGCGCGCGTGGTCTTGCGTGGTATTAATACCGGTTCAGTCGGATCGACTGTCGGTATTTATGTTGACGAAACGCCGTATGGTTCGAGTTCGAGCTTGGGTAATGCCGGCGTGCTGGCTGGCGACTTCGACACGTTTGATCTCGCCCGAGTCGAAGTATTGCGCGGTCCGCAGGGCACGCTCTACGGCGCGAATTCACTCGGCGGCGTGCTCAAGTTCGTAACCAACGCGCCCAAGCTCGACACGTTCGAAGTGCGTGGCCAGGCCGGGCTCGAAAAAATCGAAGATGGCGGCACTGGTTATCTCGGCAACGCGGTGGTCAATCTTCCACTCGGCAAAACGCTCGCCCTCCGCGCCAGTGGTTTTTATCGCAAGAATGCCGGCTTCATTGATGCGACCGGACGATCGGGCGAGAACATCAATCAATCCGAAGTCTATGGCGGTCGCGCGTCGTTGTTGTTCCAGCCCGTCGATGCCTTGTCGGTGCGTCTGACGGCGGTCGCGCAGAACATCCGTGCCAATTCGCCATCGTCCTACGACGCCGATCCGGTGACGTTCCGGCCGCTTGCGGCCGACCCGTTTACCGGCGCCGCGCTCAACGGGCAGCTGACTCGGGCAGAATTCTTCCCCGACAGCAACAAGGTCGATTACCGGCTGTATAACGGCACGCTGCGCTACGATTTCGGCTTTGCGAACCTCACCTCGGTGACCAGCTACGGCATTCTCGACCAGCGTCAGCTGATTGACGCCTCGATCACGCTGGGTGGCACGATCAACGCCGTCTATGGCGGCACGACGCCACTGGGCGTCGCGCTGCAAGCCGATATCAAACAGAAAAAATTCACTCAGGAGGTGCGCCTCGCCTCGGCCGATTCGGAAAGCTTCGAATGGCTGATCGGCGGTTATTATACGCGTGAGACGGTCGGCCTTTTCCAACGCTATGCGCCGTTTATCGACGGCACGACCGATTTCATCGATCCGACACTGAACATTGGCGGCACGGTGTTTCCGCAATTTCTCACCGTCTCGCTGGATTCGGTCTATAAGGAATATGCCGCATTCGGCAGCGCGACGCTTCACCTGTTGCCGAGCTTCGATATTACTGCGGGCGGCCGTTACAGTCACAATGATCAGCATTCGGTGCAGATTCAGGATGGCGCCTATCTGCCATTGGTCGGCATCCCGTTCATTCCGTTCGTCACCAACGGCAAGTCGGACGAGAATGTGTTCACCTGGTCGGTCGCGCCGCGCTTCGAACTGAGCGATCATGCCTCAATCTATGCGCGTGTCGCGAAGGGTTATCGCCCCGGCGGTCCCAACGTCGTACCGCCCGGCGCCGCCGCCGACTATCCGGTCACGTTCAAGGCCGACACGCTGATCAGTTATGAGGTCGGCGTGCGGGCCGAAACTGCGGATCGCACCTTTGGAATTGACGCTTCGGTATATTATCTCGATTGGAAGAACATCCTGGTGTTCGGCTCCTATGACAGCGCCGTCGGGCCGATCGGCGCCAACGCCAATGGCAAAAGGGCGCGCAGCTACGGTGCGGAAGCGACCGCGACGATCCGCCCGATCGCCGGGTTCAGTGTCGTGCTTAACGCCGCGTACAATGATGCCAAGCTGAGGCAGAGTACACCCGAAGTCACGGGCGGGCTGAAAGGCGATCAGTTGCCATTCTCTCCAAAATGGAGCGCGAACCTGAGCGCGGATTACGAATGGGCTATATCAGGTAGCGCCAAGGCTTTCGTTGGCGGCAATGTTCGGCTGGTTGACGATCAAGCGGCGGATTTCGATGTTGCATACCGCGCGGCCTTCGGCCGTCGACTGGTGCTCGATGGATATGGAACCGTCGATCTGCGGGCCGGTGTCGATCTTGGCGCGGTGACAATCACCGCTTATGCCAAAAACCTCGCGAACGAACGCGCCTTTACCAATCTTTCGGGCTTTGGCACGCGACCCGGCACCGCGCTCGCCGCATCGCCGATCCGTCCGCGAACGATCGGCGTCAATCTCGGCTTCGCGTTCTGA